One Mytilus trossulus isolate FHL-02 chromosome 5, PNRI_Mtr1.1.1.hap1, whole genome shotgun sequence DNA segment encodes these proteins:
- the LOC134719565 gene encoding uncharacterized protein LOC134719565: MFCIPEITLVMHVMLISLSSYEMVSTDLANSTTQEASTTITYRALRNTLPPMSNYQCLSDADCGVDQCCHKLPKNPIYSKRFLEIQTSHPFGNYYIGSRCSDKAKEGVFCPLYVCGCVKNLACRHIKMPPSMLQMSTRPTLPPTINTWTPPMEMIPTIPDVQRVRRTFPPILPGYYYRCV, encoded by the exons ATGTTTTGTATACCAGAAATAACACTGGTTATGCATGTTATG ttgATCAGTTTATCATCATATGAAATGGTTTCAACTGACCTGGCCAACAGTACAACACAAGAAGCATCAACCACGATCACATATCGGGCTCTACGTAACACCTTACCACCTATGTcaaattatcaatgtttatcTGATGCTGACTGTGGCGTGGACCAATGTTGTCATAAACTACCCAAAAATCCAATATATAGTAAACGTTTCCTCGAAATTCAGACATCACATCCTTTTGGCAATTATTATATTGGAT CAAGATGCAGTGACAAGGCAAAAGAAGGAGTGTTTTGTCCATTATACGTTTGCGGGTGCGTAAAAAATCTAGCATGCCGACATATAAAAATGCCCCCTTCAATGCTTCAGATGTCGACTCGTCCAACTCTACCTCCAACAATAAACACGTGGACTCCGCCAATGGAAATGATACCAACTATTCCAGATGTCCAGCGAGTAAGGAGGACATTTCCGCCGATTTTACCTGGGTATTACTATAGATGTGTATGA